One segment of Rhodothermus bifroesti DNA contains the following:
- a CDS encoding tetratricopeptide repeat protein — protein MQCWKFFGLASLWMLGAFPLQAQPTQPSPTQVLQEIWQAYQQLDYGRVETLTRQALLHYQHYTPTQLVELHTVLALVLMARNEPAEARQHFEAALSLNPQLELDPVLASPKVRDFFEQIRQERAHQSATENPLSWRYVVQPDPRPMAALRSLLFPGWGQRYKGQTQKGWFLSTIWGLLVGSSLIAHLEYKWAWSAYLEETNPFRIEDHYRTANHWFKTRNTLLLATGAVWLYGYLDALILPATSTQRLQLIPQINGMEVRWSF, from the coding sequence ATGCAATGCTGGAAGTTTTTCGGATTAGCTAGCCTATGGATGCTAGGGGCCTTTCCCCTTCAAGCCCAACCTACGCAACCCTCCCCCACCCAAGTGCTTCAAGAAATCTGGCAGGCCTATCAGCAGTTGGACTACGGCCGGGTTGAAACCCTCACGCGCCAGGCCCTGCTCCATTACCAACACTATACCCCAACGCAGCTTGTCGAGCTGCATACGGTTCTGGCTCTAGTGCTCATGGCACGCAATGAGCCTGCAGAAGCTCGGCAGCATTTTGAGGCCGCCCTTTCCCTCAACCCTCAGTTGGAGCTCGATCCCGTCTTAGCCTCACCTAAGGTGAGGGATTTTTTTGAACAAATTCGTCAGGAACGCGCCCATCAGTCGGCTACGGAAAACCCACTTTCCTGGCGTTATGTGGTGCAACCCGACCCACGTCCCATGGCGGCCTTACGCTCCCTCCTCTTCCCTGGCTGGGGCCAACGCTACAAAGGACAAACGCAAAAAGGATGGTTTTTAAGCACCATTTGGGGACTCTTGGTGGGCAGTAGCCTGATTGCACACTTGGAATACAAATGGGCCTGGTCAGCGTACCTGGAGGAAACCAATCCCTTCCGCATCGAAGACCACTACCGCACGGCAAACCATTGGTTTAAAACCCGAAACACTTTGCTTTTGGCCACCGGCGCGGTGTGGCTATACGGCTATTTAGATGCCCTCATTCTTCCTGCTACCTCTACCCAAAGACTGCAGCTTATTCCCCAGATCAACGGGATGGAAGTGCGCTGGTCGTTTTAA
- a CDS encoding TonB-dependent receptor: MRLGLRYGLGFLMLWGLAIDVSAQQGKLQGVVQRETGEPLSGAHVYLEGTALGSVTDAEGRFLLAGIAPGEHVVVARSVGYETVRARVQLAAGATETLRFVLKERPIDLDAVVVRRTTLSEGRGTLLGLPGAVQLLTLRELERFRFNDIGRVLQSVPGVNVQEEDGYGLRPNIGLRGSGSERSSKITVMEDGVLIAPAPYAAPAAYYFPTVGRMHAIEVRKGSGQIKYGPYTTGGALNLISTPIPSSFSGKLDLLVGERQERTFHAHLGDSFTHGGFVVETYQTRTDGFKKLDGGGPTGFEIQDYLVKLRLQTRPEAKFYNALTFKAVQRLETSHETYLGLTEDDFARTPFRRYAGSQKDVMTTEHKHYILRHVMRPLRNVDVVTTLYRTDFHRNWYKLDRVRASSSTSWVRIADLLANPQAYAAEYAIVTGQTSPIDQALEVKANNRTYYAQGIETIVGWSYEGPALSHALEVGVRVHEDQLDRFQWSDYYRMDQGVMKLTEAGTPGTESNRIEQANAVSSYVQYRLEVGRWTVVPGLRYEHIVLKRSDYGRNDPQRTGVALQKQRNTVAVWIPGIGVDYALRAGWHIFAGVHKGFAPPGATPGARPEESINYELGMRYRSRGLVLDGVVFFHDYRNLLGADLTAVGGTGSGDLFNGGAVRAYGLELAAYYDLGPLGSWVRSMPVSFSYTLSQATFEHAFQSQFEPWGRVAKGDELPYLPHHQLATSLDLIGTRTEVHVTGRYVSRMRTQAGQGAFLPSQSTDPVFVLDVAADYRLAPQVKLFASVRNLTNTVYIASRRPAGLRPGLPRQFLLGIKAEF; the protein is encoded by the coding sequence ATGCGTTTGGGACTACGCTATGGCTTGGGCTTTCTGATGCTTTGGGGGCTTGCGATTGACGTTTCGGCGCAGCAAGGCAAGCTTCAGGGTGTTGTTCAGCGTGAGACGGGTGAGCCTTTGTCCGGTGCACATGTTTACCTTGAGGGCACTGCGCTAGGCAGCGTGACGGATGCTGAGGGACGTTTCTTGCTGGCAGGCATTGCTCCTGGTGAGCATGTGGTAGTGGCGCGCAGTGTAGGATATGAGACGGTACGCGCACGGGTGCAGTTGGCAGCGGGGGCAACCGAAACGTTGCGTTTTGTTCTTAAAGAGCGCCCGATTGATCTAGATGCCGTGGTAGTGCGCCGGACCACCTTGAGCGAAGGGCGCGGCACGTTGCTGGGTCTTCCTGGGGCTGTCCAGCTGTTGACGCTGCGCGAGCTGGAGCGCTTTCGCTTTAATGATATTGGTCGTGTGCTGCAAAGCGTGCCTGGGGTGAATGTCCAGGAAGAAGATGGGTATGGATTGCGCCCCAATATTGGACTTCGCGGAAGTGGATCGGAGCGGAGTTCTAAGATCACCGTGATGGAGGATGGTGTGTTGATAGCACCAGCGCCATATGCGGCACCGGCTGCTTACTATTTTCCCACGGTAGGGCGCATGCATGCCATTGAGGTGCGTAAAGGTTCCGGGCAGATCAAATACGGTCCCTACACTACTGGCGGTGCGCTTAATTTAATTTCTACGCCGATCCCTTCCAGCTTTTCGGGCAAGCTGGATTTGTTGGTTGGGGAGCGGCAGGAACGGACCTTCCATGCGCATCTAGGGGATTCCTTTACACACGGGGGGTTTGTGGTAGAAACCTACCAGACCCGCACCGATGGCTTTAAAAAACTCGATGGCGGTGGTCCAACAGGTTTTGAAATTCAAGATTATCTGGTAAAGCTACGGCTGCAAACCCGCCCGGAGGCAAAATTTTACAATGCGTTGACGTTCAAGGCTGTTCAGCGCTTAGAAACGTCCCATGAAACCTATTTGGGATTGACGGAAGATGACTTTGCCCGCACGCCGTTTCGACGCTATGCTGGGTCGCAGAAGGATGTGATGACGACCGAGCATAAGCACTACATACTGCGGCACGTCATGCGCCCGCTTCGAAATGTAGACGTGGTCACCACGCTTTACCGCACTGATTTTCATCGCAACTGGTACAAGCTGGACCGGGTGCGGGCTTCAAGCAGCACTTCCTGGGTAAGGATTGCGGATTTGCTCGCCAATCCTCAGGCCTATGCGGCCGAGTATGCTATCGTAACTGGGCAGACCAGCCCAATCGATCAGGCGCTGGAGGTCAAAGCCAACAACCGCACCTACTATGCGCAAGGTATAGAGACCATTGTGGGATGGTCTTATGAAGGCCCTGCCTTGTCCCATGCCTTGGAGGTAGGGGTGCGTGTGCATGAGGATCAGCTTGATCGCTTTCAGTGGAGCGATTACTATCGCATGGATCAAGGGGTGATGAAACTCACCGAAGCCGGCACGCCAGGCACAGAAAGCAATCGTATTGAGCAAGCAAATGCTGTCTCGAGCTATGTCCAGTATCGGCTCGAGGTGGGGCGGTGGACGGTAGTGCCGGGCCTGCGCTATGAACACATCGTGCTCAAGCGTAGCGATTATGGCCGGAACGATCCGCAGCGTACCGGTGTGGCCCTGCAAAAGCAGCGCAATACGGTAGCGGTGTGGATTCCCGGCATAGGCGTGGATTATGCGCTGCGTGCGGGTTGGCACATCTTTGCGGGGGTGCATAAGGGGTTTGCACCGCCCGGCGCGACGCCAGGGGCGCGTCCGGAAGAAAGCATCAACTATGAGCTGGGTATGCGCTATCGAAGCCGGGGCCTTGTGCTGGACGGGGTGGTGTTTTTCCATGATTATCGAAACCTTTTGGGGGCTGACCTGACTGCTGTTGGTGGCACCGGTTCAGGAGATTTGTTTAACGGTGGGGCTGTGCGAGCCTATGGCTTGGAGCTTGCTGCCTATTATGACTTGGGTCCCTTAGGCTCGTGGGTGCGCAGCATGCCCGTAAGTTTTAGCTATACCCTCAGTCAGGCTACGTTTGAGCACGCTTTCCAGAGCCAGTTTGAGCCCTGGGGGCGGGTGGCCAAAGGGGATGAACTGCCGTATTTGCCACATCATCAGCTAGCGACTTCGTTAGACCTTATTGGGACGCGGACCGAGGTGCACGTCACCGGACGGTACGTCAGCCGCATGCGCACGCAAGCTGGTCAAGGTGCCTTCTTACCTAGCCAGAGTACCGATCCTGTCTTTGTGTTGGATGTGGCTGCTGACTACCGGTTGGCTCCTCAGGTTAAGTTGTTTGCAAGCGTACGTAACCTGACCAATACCGTTTACATTGCTTCCCGGCGTCCCGCGGGCTTACGTCCTGGGCTGCCGAGACAATTCCTCCTGGGGATTAAAGCAGAATTCTAA
- a CDS encoding RtcB family protein, with protein MTTLRFEKIHDYLWEIPKSGGMQVPARIYASEKILRELQEDQAPQQAVNVAHLPGIVKYALAMPDIHWGYGFPIGGVAAFDLEEGVISPGGVGYDINCGVRLLASRLSYQEVEPHLERLIDVLFQRVPTGVGASGALKVSRQELRRVAVEGAHWAVRQGFGTASDLECIEENGRIEGADPAAVSERAYERGAEQLGTLGSGNHFLEVGYVAQIYDDAAAQAMGLFLGQVTVIIHTGSRGFGYQICDDYLAVMDRALAKYHIRLPDRQLACAPLRSPEGQQYLAAMRCGINFAFANRQIIAHNTRKAFVEALGMREEEIGLRTVYEVAHNIAKIEEHTVDGQRCQVCVHRKGATRAFPPGHPQIPAVYRSIGQPVLIPGDMGRYSYVLLGTAQAMEETFGSTCHGAGRQLSRTKAKKVAGSRRIADELRKQGIVVRGASLRTINEEIPEAYKDVAEVVEVCHRAGISRKVAQLRPLGCIKG; from the coding sequence ATGACCACACTGCGCTTTGAGAAAATACATGACTACTTGTGGGAGATCCCTAAGTCGGGCGGCATGCAGGTCCCAGCGCGTATCTATGCGAGCGAGAAAATTTTGCGTGAGCTCCAAGAGGACCAAGCGCCACAGCAAGCTGTCAATGTGGCCCACTTGCCGGGCATTGTTAAATATGCGCTGGCGATGCCCGACATTCATTGGGGTTATGGCTTCCCGATTGGGGGCGTGGCGGCTTTTGACCTAGAGGAAGGGGTGATCTCGCCTGGGGGCGTAGGCTACGATATTAATTGTGGTGTGCGTTTGCTGGCGAGTCGATTGTCTTACCAAGAAGTAGAACCTCATCTGGAGCGGCTCATTGATGTGCTTTTCCAACGCGTCCCCACAGGTGTTGGGGCTTCGGGTGCGTTAAAAGTGTCGCGACAAGAGCTCCGGCGCGTGGCTGTCGAAGGGGCGCATTGGGCGGTGCGACAGGGCTTTGGTACAGCAAGCGACCTGGAATGCATTGAAGAAAACGGGCGCATTGAAGGGGCTGATCCGGCAGCGGTCTCGGAGCGCGCCTACGAGCGCGGTGCGGAGCAACTGGGCACGTTGGGCTCAGGCAACCACTTCCTGGAGGTGGGCTATGTGGCGCAAATCTACGATGATGCAGCGGCTCAGGCGATGGGACTGTTTTTGGGACAGGTAACCGTGATCATTCATACCGGTTCACGGGGCTTTGGCTATCAGATTTGCGACGACTATCTGGCTGTGATGGACCGGGCGCTGGCCAAGTACCACATTCGCCTACCGGATCGCCAACTGGCCTGTGCACCGCTGCGCTCGCCAGAAGGCCAGCAGTACCTAGCGGCGATGCGCTGTGGGATCAACTTTGCCTTTGCCAATCGGCAGATCATCGCTCATAACACCCGCAAAGCTTTTGTAGAAGCGCTAGGCATGCGCGAAGAAGAGATTGGCTTGCGTACCGTTTATGAGGTTGCCCACAATATTGCCAAGATTGAGGAGCATACGGTAGATGGCCAACGCTGCCAGGTATGCGTGCATCGTAAGGGCGCCACGCGGGCTTTTCCACCCGGACATCCACAAATCCCCGCAGTCTATCGGAGTATTGGACAGCCCGTGTTGATTCCTGGCGACATGGGACGCTACTCGTATGTGCTTCTGGGTACTGCACAGGCCATGGAAGAGACGTTTGGTAGCACCTGCCACGGCGCAGGTCGCCAGCTAAGCCGGACGAAAGCCAAAAAAGTGGCTGGATCCCGGCGCATTGCCGACGAGCTGCGCAAGCAAGGCATTGTTGTGCGCGGCGCTAGCCTACGTACGATTAACGAAGAAATCCCAGAGGCGTATAAAGACGTAGCTGAAGTGGTCGAAGTGTGCCATCGGGCTGGCATTTCACGTAAGGTGGCCCAGCTACGACCGTTGGGATGCATCAAGGGCTAA
- the mpgS gene encoding mannosyl-3-phosphoglycerate synthase, which produces MRIEIPREAERFGANHIFGVQKVYELDSGLRQDAPAAENSVIQNLPYETLYEIERDMAVVVPIRDERLKLLEGVLFGIPHQCTVIVVSNSRRAPVDRFKMERDAIETWSRFTQKRLLLIHQKDPFLARALAEAGYPYILDETERIADGKAEGMIAATLLARLLGKRYIGFIDADNYFPGAVYEYVHEYAAGFALSNSPYTMVRIVWHSKPKVVQSQLFFAKYGRTSVVTNRFLNQLISYYTGFETEVVRTGNAGEHAMTIELAMLLDYATGYAIEPYHYIDLLEKYGGVIESAHPEVMQHQVNLFQIESRNPHLHESKGEAHIDEMIFAALQVIYHSRICPEPIKREVLRELCRRGILAKGEEPPSPRIYPSLLHVDLEAFLNALWRAPYAEQLDALIQRPSHRRHLPQPPMASAEGDGSSTIASPHED; this is translated from the coding sequence ATGCGCATCGAAATTCCCCGTGAGGCAGAGCGCTTTGGTGCCAATCATATTTTTGGCGTTCAGAAAGTCTATGAACTGGATTCGGGTTTGCGCCAGGATGCACCGGCTGCCGAAAATAGCGTCATTCAAAACCTTCCTTATGAGACGCTCTATGAAATCGAGCGCGACATGGCCGTTGTGGTCCCCATCCGTGATGAGCGACTCAAACTGTTGGAAGGCGTGCTGTTTGGCATCCCGCACCAGTGCACGGTAATCGTCGTCTCCAATAGCCGACGCGCTCCGGTTGACCGCTTTAAAATGGAACGTGATGCAATCGAAACGTGGTCTCGCTTTACCCAAAAGCGTCTGCTCCTTATCCATCAGAAAGACCCTTTCTTAGCCCGCGCCTTGGCTGAAGCTGGTTATCCTTACATTCTTGATGAAACCGAGCGCATCGCCGATGGAAAGGCCGAGGGCATGATTGCAGCTACCCTACTGGCACGGCTGCTAGGAAAGCGCTACATCGGGTTCATTGACGCTGACAATTACTTTCCAGGGGCTGTTTACGAATACGTGCACGAGTATGCTGCGGGCTTTGCCCTGAGCAACTCGCCCTATACGATGGTGCGCATCGTCTGGCATAGCAAACCCAAAGTCGTGCAATCGCAACTTTTCTTTGCCAAGTACGGCCGCACCTCGGTGGTAACCAATCGCTTCCTGAACCAGCTCATCAGTTATTACACAGGCTTTGAAACCGAGGTGGTGCGAACAGGCAACGCCGGTGAGCATGCCATGACGATAGAGTTGGCCATGCTCCTGGACTATGCCACGGGCTACGCCATTGAACCCTACCATTACATCGATCTGCTAGAAAAATACGGAGGCGTGATCGAAAGTGCCCACCCTGAAGTGATGCAGCATCAGGTTAACCTTTTCCAGATCGAGTCGCGCAATCCCCACTTGCATGAATCCAAAGGCGAAGCCCACATCGACGAAATGATCTTTGCAGCGCTGCAAGTGATCTACCACTCCCGCATTTGCCCAGAGCCCATTAAACGTGAAGTGCTGCGCGAGCTCTGTCGGCGGGGCATTCTTGCCAAAGGTGAAGAGCCTCCCTCACCCCGCATTTACCCCTCGCTGCTCCACGTGGACTTAGAAGCTTTTCTCAACGCCCTGTGGCGCGCGCCTTATGCAGAACAGCTGGATGCGCTGATCCAAAGGCCAAGCCATCGCCGGCACTTACCCCAACCCCCTATGGCCTCTGCCGAGGGAGATGGATCGTCAACCATTGCCTCTCCACATGAAGACTGA